A region from the Paraburkholderia youngii genome encodes:
- a CDS encoding SDR family oxidoreductase produces the protein MSNVTYDFSGQVALVSGAAAGLGLATAKAFAASGAKVALVDIDEGALQAAVKGLRDEGREVLGICCDVSDDRQVKEMVEKTVKTFGRLDAAYNNAGIVPRATDFTEILQSDYDRLMAVNLKGVWNAMKYELLQMESQGSGTIVNCSSLAGLVGGYGRPGYHAAKHGVVGLTRSVGMEYAARGIRVNAVCPGTMVTPQVMRMSESNDLDLELVEKSVPIKRMGRAEEIADAVLWLCSSGSTYVIGQALAVDGGYTTQ, from the coding sequence ATGAGTAACGTTACCTATGATTTTTCGGGCCAAGTTGCATTGGTGTCTGGCGCGGCGGCTGGCCTCGGCCTCGCCACCGCCAAGGCTTTTGCGGCGAGCGGAGCAAAAGTCGCGCTGGTTGATATCGACGAGGGGGCCCTGCAGGCGGCGGTCAAGGGTCTAAGGGACGAGGGGCGCGAAGTGCTCGGCATTTGCTGCGACGTCAGTGACGATCGCCAGGTGAAGGAAATGGTCGAGAAAACGGTCAAGACTTTCGGCAGGCTGGACGCAGCCTACAACAATGCGGGCATCGTGCCGCGTGCGACGGATTTCACCGAGATCCTCCAGTCCGACTATGACCGTCTGATGGCGGTCAACCTCAAAGGCGTGTGGAACGCAATGAAGTACGAACTGCTCCAGATGGAAAGCCAAGGCTCCGGCACTATCGTGAACTGCTCGTCTCTGGCCGGCCTGGTTGGCGGTTATGGCCGTCCCGGCTACCACGCCGCCAAGCATGGCGTGGTGGGTCTGACGCGGAGCGTCGGCATGGAATACGCTGCTCGCGGCATCCGGGTGAACGCGGTGTGCCCCGGCACCATGGTGACCCCGCAGGTCATGCGCATGTCGGAATCCAACGATCTTGACCTTGAACTTGTCGAGAAGAGCGTCCCCATCAAGCGCATGGGCCGCGCCGAAGAAATTGCCGATGCTGTGCTTTGGCTTTGCAGCTCGGGCTCGACTTACGTCATCGGCCAGGCACTCGCTGTCGACGGCGGTTACACGACTCAGTAA
- a CDS encoding MmgE/PrpD family protein, translating into MNDDMDLCQHFGNFVANARYEDLSDDAIEGAKKTILDTLGVTLAASGMEPAVRALVELLQQGGGSAESTVLGFGGKLPAISAAFANGSMAHCLDFDDQTPWGAHAASSIVPSVFAIGERMGGVSGKTLITAVAVGQDLFARLRCNVGWNQNWNLSSMVGAFSATASAAYILGLSAEQTAHALGIASQQSCGTMEVIFATGSDLRGMYAGFTAKGVVIAALLAQKGITGIKTLFEGKAGIFNVYFGGKYDREKMLDGLGERFLGGTTLYKAWPAVGNSHTYIHATIELMREKGIAAKDIETIRTFVGDFTYTMCTPLDVRRAPKTLVDAKMSLPFIVGIAASKGKMDITDFSEAALEDPEVLAMAAKVVPVQDPNQNWTFKLPDGRIEIVTRDGRVFERLGDNIPGSSEAPLNWEQLTEKFASCASVAAVPPSETAIKRAQQLVRTLENSSDATEVIRALA; encoded by the coding sequence ATGAACGATGACATGGACCTTTGCCAGCACTTCGGTAACTTCGTAGCCAATGCTCGCTACGAAGACCTGTCTGATGACGCCATCGAGGGCGCGAAGAAGACGATTCTCGATACATTGGGCGTGACGCTTGCAGCGAGTGGCATGGAACCAGCGGTACGGGCGTTGGTAGAGCTGCTGCAACAGGGCGGTGGAAGTGCGGAAAGTACCGTTCTTGGTTTCGGTGGGAAGCTGCCTGCAATTTCGGCTGCGTTCGCGAACGGCTCCATGGCGCATTGCTTGGACTTCGACGACCAGACTCCGTGGGGCGCGCACGCGGCTAGTTCCATCGTCCCGTCCGTCTTCGCGATCGGCGAGCGCATGGGAGGCGTTTCGGGAAAGACATTGATTACAGCGGTAGCAGTCGGTCAGGATCTCTTTGCGCGACTGCGTTGCAACGTCGGCTGGAATCAGAACTGGAACCTGTCGTCCATGGTTGGCGCATTTTCCGCTACGGCATCCGCAGCCTATATCCTCGGGCTCTCTGCCGAGCAAACAGCTCACGCACTTGGCATCGCCAGCCAGCAGTCCTGCGGGACGATGGAAGTCATCTTCGCAACAGGCAGTGACCTACGCGGGATGTACGCTGGCTTTACAGCGAAGGGTGTAGTGATTGCAGCGCTTCTCGCACAAAAAGGCATTACTGGGATCAAAACGCTGTTCGAAGGGAAGGCAGGGATTTTCAACGTGTACTTCGGCGGAAAGTACGACCGCGAAAAAATGCTTGACGGCTTGGGTGAGCGGTTCCTCGGTGGAACCACCCTATATAAGGCTTGGCCTGCGGTTGGGAATTCGCACACATACATACACGCCACCATTGAATTGATGAGGGAAAAGGGAATCGCGGCGAAGGATATCGAGACGATCCGAACCTTCGTCGGTGATTTTACGTACACCATGTGCACGCCGTTGGATGTCCGCCGCGCGCCAAAGACGCTCGTGGATGCAAAGATGAGCCTGCCTTTCATCGTTGGTATTGCGGCGAGCAAAGGAAAGATGGACATCACCGACTTCAGCGAAGCAGCGCTGGAGGATCCCGAAGTACTGGCGATGGCGGCGAAGGTCGTGCCGGTGCAAGACCCCAATCAGAATTGGACGTTCAAGCTGCCCGATGGGCGGATCGAGATCGTGACGCGAGACGGTCGGGTCTTCGAACGCCTTGGGGACAACATTCCTGGCAGTTCAGAAGCACCGCTTAACTGGGAACAGCTTACCGAAAAATTTGCAAGTTGCGCTTCAGTCGCGGCGGTCCCGCCATCGGAGACCGCCATCAAGAGGGCTCAGCAACTCGTGCGGACGCTGGAGAATTCCAGCGACGCCACCGAGGTGATTCGGGCGCTCGCGTAA
- a CDS encoding ABC transporter permease subunit has product MKSQELSSNAAVLSQPAAAPRSKALLIELMKSRAMALLLPSVILFFYFQVMSDGVFISSANASLLLRQTAAVAVVAAGVTVLIIMGEIDLSIGSTAFLAGLVAAECQMSGYGVAASVLAAIGTGVAIGLVQGIVVTRLSVPAFIVTLAGLLLWRGLGLAWTNAAAIGPVDADFANLTEGRMSPLMTFGLIAAVVLLAVWSTYARYRSTKEHGAVSFGSAAAPLGLGVAAAGGLLWFYIGGGGVPNAILWIGAIAVLLDIILTRAKFGRQTFLVGSNSEAAVYAGINVRRTVLIGFVVMGAICGIAGTMLIARVGTSTADSGINLELTAIAAATIGGVSLRGGIGSVRGALLGAFLLATIDNGMSLLGVSSYAQNVVKALILVFAVGLDGYLTRRRSTR; this is encoded by the coding sequence ATGAAATCGCAAGAACTGTCTTCAAACGCGGCAGTGCTCTCACAGCCTGCAGCCGCGCCGAGATCAAAAGCGCTGTTGATCGAGCTGATGAAGTCGCGGGCGATGGCGCTCCTGCTGCCGTCGGTGATCCTGTTCTTTTATTTTCAGGTCATGTCCGACGGTGTTTTCATTTCGTCGGCCAACGCGTCGCTTCTGCTGCGTCAGACTGCGGCTGTGGCAGTGGTCGCCGCGGGCGTCACGGTTCTCATCATCATGGGTGAAATCGATCTGTCGATTGGCAGCACTGCATTCTTGGCCGGCCTGGTCGCCGCCGAATGTCAGATGTCCGGGTACGGTGTGGCGGCAAGCGTGCTGGCCGCGATCGGCACAGGTGTGGCGATCGGCCTGGTGCAGGGCATCGTCGTGACACGACTGTCCGTGCCGGCGTTCATCGTCACACTCGCGGGATTGCTGCTTTGGCGAGGCCTGGGGCTGGCATGGACCAACGCGGCGGCCATTGGCCCCGTCGATGCGGACTTCGCGAACCTGACGGAGGGTCGCATGTCGCCCCTCATGACTTTCGGCTTGATCGCGGCAGTCGTTTTACTAGCTGTCTGGAGCACCTACGCGAGATACCGCTCGACAAAAGAGCACGGCGCCGTTTCATTTGGATCGGCCGCGGCTCCTCTGGGCCTTGGCGTGGCTGCCGCCGGAGGTCTTTTGTGGTTTTACATCGGCGGCGGCGGCGTGCCGAATGCGATCTTGTGGATTGGCGCGATCGCGGTATTACTCGACATCATCCTGACGCGCGCGAAGTTCGGACGCCAGACCTTCCTTGTTGGGTCAAACAGTGAGGCTGCCGTGTACGCCGGCATCAACGTCCGACGAACCGTCCTGATTGGCTTCGTCGTAATGGGGGCGATCTGCGGCATCGCGGGAACGATGCTCATCGCACGGGTAGGAACATCGACGGCTGATTCAGGCATCAATCTTGAACTCACGGCGATCGCGGCGGCGACCATCGGCGGCGTGTCGCTCCGAGGCGGAATCGGCTCGGTGCGCGGTGCCTTGCTCGGTGCCTTCCTGCTTGCAACGATCGATAACGGAATGTCGTTATTGGGCGTTTCCAGCTATGCACAGAACGTCGTGAAGGCACTCATTCTCGTTTTCGCTGTCGGGCTAGACGGCTATTTGACGCGACGCCGCTCGACACGGTAA
- a CDS encoding sugar ABC transporter ATP-binding protein — translation MNKSVPGLGSDQPAKTGALLEGRGLGKSYGSVSVLRGVDIAIRAGEVLAVLGENGAGKSTLMRILSGIIPQGEYEGSIEIDGAPAHFASLSASEEAGIVLVPQELHVIPHLSIAENMFASRLPGRFGLYDETAAVRMAREALEVFGLNVDPRARSAILTPSERRLIVLAAALHRSARVLILDEPTAAMTDVETDLLFEQLRLIRDAGVGIVHITHRLDELGQIADRILVLRNGAVTGRFNSVPAKAELVQAMLGETFEANAQREPSSPRSRRGAPVLQVKNLSVYVDAPQRRARSTNVSLEVYPGEVVGLYGLVGAGRTELARALFGAWPGPVTGECVIAGHRGVPRNTHEARRRGMSLLAEDRKSQGVMRGQSISNNMTASMLEDFSMFKLLIDIPRERRHVADMIAKLGVRPADPGVSLNALSGGNQQKVLLARCLFKGLKVLILDEPTLGVDIGARVDIYKEVQSIARERDVGVLIISSDLEEILAEADRVFVMYKSRIQGEFARGVTSHELLSAATGALHA, via the coding sequence GTGAATAAGAGCGTCCCCGGGCTGGGCTCCGATCAGCCCGCAAAAACGGGCGCTCTGCTCGAGGGGCGCGGGCTCGGCAAGTCTTACGGAAGTGTTTCGGTCCTCCGTGGTGTCGATATCGCGATCCGAGCTGGCGAAGTCCTCGCGGTGCTGGGGGAGAACGGCGCAGGCAAGTCGACACTGATGAGAATCCTCTCGGGAATCATTCCACAGGGAGAGTACGAGGGATCGATTGAGATCGACGGAGCCCCCGCGCACTTTGCTTCGCTCAGCGCTAGCGAAGAGGCCGGCATCGTGCTGGTGCCGCAGGAACTGCATGTCATTCCGCACCTGTCGATTGCGGAGAATATGTTTGCGTCCCGGCTGCCGGGGCGCTTTGGACTCTATGACGAGACAGCAGCGGTCCGCATGGCACGGGAAGCCCTTGAAGTGTTCGGCCTCAATGTCGATCCTCGCGCGCGCAGCGCCATCCTCACACCGTCCGAGCGACGCCTCATCGTCCTGGCGGCAGCGCTGCATCGATCTGCGCGCGTGCTCATCCTGGATGAGCCGACGGCGGCGATGACGGATGTCGAAACCGATCTGCTGTTCGAGCAACTCAGATTGATCCGCGACGCAGGCGTCGGCATTGTTCACATCACGCATCGGCTGGATGAACTGGGGCAGATCGCCGACCGAATCCTTGTGCTCAGAAACGGCGCCGTCACGGGTCGGTTCAATTCGGTTCCCGCTAAGGCCGAGTTGGTGCAAGCGATGCTCGGTGAAACCTTTGAGGCCAACGCCCAACGTGAGCCGTCGAGTCCGCGCTCGCGCCGTGGAGCGCCCGTTCTGCAGGTGAAGAACTTATCGGTGTACGTCGACGCTCCGCAACGCCGGGCTCGATCGACCAACGTCAGCCTCGAGGTCTATCCGGGCGAAGTCGTTGGGCTCTACGGACTCGTCGGCGCGGGGCGCACCGAGTTGGCGAGAGCGTTGTTTGGCGCGTGGCCCGGACCAGTGACTGGCGAGTGCGTCATTGCGGGGCACCGAGGAGTGCCTCGCAATACGCACGAAGCACGCCGGCGTGGCATGTCGCTGCTAGCGGAAGACCGCAAGTCTCAGGGCGTCATGCGCGGCCAGTCCATCAGCAACAACATGACGGCGTCCATGCTGGAGGACTTTTCGATGTTTAAGTTACTCATCGACATTCCGCGGGAACGCCGGCACGTGGCCGACATGATCGCAAAGCTCGGCGTGCGCCCTGCCGACCCGGGTGTTTCGCTCAACGCACTGAGTGGCGGCAACCAGCAAAAGGTCCTCCTCGCGCGCTGCCTCTTCAAGGGACTGAAGGTACTCATCCTTGACGAGCCAACCCTGGGTGTCGACATCGGTGCCCGCGTCGACATTTACAAAGAGGTGCAGTCGATCGCACGAGAGCGAGACGTGGGCGTTCTGATCATTTCAAGCGACCTTGAAGAGATCTTGGCGGAGGCGGACCGCGTATTCGTGATGTACAAGTCGCGAATCCAAGGTGAGTTCGCACGCGGCGTCACGTCCCACGAGCTTCTATCCGCGGCAACAGGAGCTTTGCACGCATGA
- a CDS encoding NAD-dependent succinate-semialdehyde dehydrogenase: protein MSLLEEQDTGNQMTTTRADAVKRYPKLGQLIAGEMKYGDGRSTMDVIDPTTGITLGPVSMATEADADEAVDAASAGFGVWRKTSAFERSRLLRRVADRMRERAEALAELLVLELGKPWNEALGEVEVAAGMWEWAAEEGRRAYGRVIPSREGNARQLVLVEPVGPVAAFVTWNGPLVTPSRKMSGALGAGCSIVLRASEEVPACAFALGQIVYECGLPAGVLSVLSGDPVMLSNKWLESPVTRAVTFTGSTQVGKLLSQQAVAHMKRPIMELGGHAPVLAFDGIDVQTFAERAVAAKFANSGQVCFAPTRFYVERSIYADVVDAMTAEAKKIIVGCGFDPSTRMGPLKSERRLRAVEELIADAKRCGFRVTTGGTRLDRPGFFYAPTIVADATTEAKLSNTEPFGPIAALTPFDTYDEAINLANRLPYGLGAYVHAREFETLHRATDDLEAGNVICNGWRVTYPETPFGGHKESGMFSEGGVEGLRAFQNVKYASLS from the coding sequence ATGTCGTTGCTCGAAGAACAAGATACAGGGAATCAGATGACGACTACGCGAGCGGATGCGGTCAAACGGTATCCGAAGCTAGGTCAGCTTATTGCTGGCGAGATGAAATACGGTGATGGTCGATCGACCATGGACGTCATTGATCCGACAACGGGCATTACTCTTGGCCCGGTTTCAATGGCGACCGAAGCTGACGCCGATGAAGCGGTTGATGCGGCGAGTGCGGGTTTCGGTGTATGGAGAAAGACATCCGCTTTTGAGCGAAGCAGACTATTGCGCAGGGTTGCGGACCGCATGCGGGAGCGAGCTGAGGCGCTCGCGGAGCTGCTGGTGCTTGAACTCGGCAAACCATGGAACGAGGCTCTTGGCGAGGTTGAAGTGGCGGCGGGGATGTGGGAGTGGGCCGCCGAGGAAGGCAGGCGCGCGTACGGTAGGGTGATTCCGTCACGGGAAGGCAACGCGCGCCAACTTGTGCTCGTCGAGCCCGTAGGACCTGTGGCTGCTTTTGTCACCTGGAATGGACCGCTCGTTACGCCGTCGCGCAAGATGTCGGGCGCTCTCGGGGCCGGTTGTTCTATCGTTCTTCGAGCCTCTGAAGAGGTGCCCGCGTGCGCGTTCGCGCTTGGGCAGATTGTGTATGAATGCGGCCTTCCAGCGGGCGTTCTCTCAGTCTTGTCAGGAGATCCGGTGATGCTTTCGAACAAATGGCTCGAAAGCCCCGTTACACGCGCCGTGACGTTTACCGGTTCGACGCAAGTCGGAAAGTTGCTGTCGCAGCAAGCCGTGGCACATATGAAGCGACCCATCATGGAGCTGGGCGGCCATGCACCAGTCTTGGCGTTTGACGGAATTGATGTTCAGACGTTCGCTGAGCGGGCGGTCGCCGCTAAATTCGCCAACTCAGGGCAGGTGTGCTTCGCGCCGACCCGGTTCTATGTTGAACGTTCTATCTATGCAGATGTCGTCGACGCGATGACTGCCGAGGCGAAGAAGATAATCGTTGGGTGTGGATTTGACCCTTCGACCCGCATGGGGCCTCTGAAGAGCGAGAGGCGGCTCAGGGCAGTGGAAGAGCTTATTGCGGATGCGAAACGGTGCGGTTTCAGGGTCACCACGGGAGGCACGCGTCTTGACCGGCCAGGATTCTTCTATGCACCAACTATTGTTGCTGATGCGACTACCGAAGCGAAGCTTTCGAACACCGAACCGTTCGGCCCGATCGCGGCGTTGACCCCCTTCGACACGTACGACGAGGCTATCAACTTGGCTAACCGCCTGCCATATGGCCTCGGGGCTTACGTGCATGCTCGTGAGTTCGAGACGCTTCATCGAGCCACTGACGATCTCGAAGCCGGTAACGTCATTTGCAACGGATGGAGGGTCACTTATCCTGAAACGCCGTTTGGAGGCCACAAGGAGAGCGGCATGTTCTCCGAGGGCGGAGTTGAAGGGCTGCGAGCGTTCCAGAACGTGAAGTACGCGTCGCTGTCTTGA
- a CDS encoding zinc-dependent alcohol dehydrogenase family protein, which yields MRGVVFRGNCTLELATFPDPTPGVGEVVLEIKASGMCGSDLHFYRQPENVARRSVIGGHEPCGVVVAVGPGAIGPHARVGARVMVHHYSGCMGCPDCRSGWPQMCRTTPVTVYGTDAHGAHAPYMKVPADTLVPLDERLSFEAGAAISCGTGTAWGAFERIGLTGRDTVAVFGQGPVGLSATLLAKAQGARVIALDIDESRRNTAKSFGADAVINPRDGRVAEAIRELTGGKGVSVALETSGAVTANQDALDSVSPWGTVCLVGIGSEFSFSLAKYLRTQVRILTSWTMSIQGQRACADFVVAREIDLDKLFTNRWRLDQAEEAYQAFNRQSGGKGVFLM from the coding sequence ATGCGTGGCGTTGTCTTTCGTGGAAACTGTACTCTCGAGCTTGCGACTTTCCCTGATCCGACGCCGGGCGTCGGTGAGGTCGTCTTAGAGATCAAAGCGTCCGGTATGTGCGGCAGCGATCTACACTTTTACCGACAACCGGAAAACGTAGCCCGGCGTTCTGTTATCGGCGGCCACGAGCCGTGTGGAGTCGTGGTTGCAGTCGGCCCCGGCGCCATCGGACCTCATGCACGCGTTGGTGCGCGGGTCATGGTTCATCACTACAGCGGTTGTATGGGATGCCCCGACTGCCGTTCGGGATGGCCGCAAATGTGCAGAACAACGCCTGTAACGGTATACGGCACGGATGCGCACGGCGCGCACGCGCCGTACATGAAAGTTCCCGCAGACACGTTAGTGCCACTGGACGAACGACTCAGTTTTGAAGCGGGCGCGGCGATCTCGTGTGGCACAGGCACTGCATGGGGTGCGTTTGAGCGCATCGGTCTAACCGGCCGAGACACTGTCGCCGTGTTCGGCCAGGGGCCCGTCGGTCTATCCGCAACGCTGCTTGCTAAGGCTCAAGGCGCTCGCGTCATCGCCCTTGACATCGACGAAAGTCGACGCAACACAGCAAAATCCTTCGGTGCGGATGCAGTGATTAATCCCCGTGACGGTAGGGTTGCCGAGGCAATCCGGGAACTGACGGGAGGGAAGGGTGTCAGCGTCGCGTTAGAGACGTCCGGCGCGGTGACGGCAAACCAGGACGCTCTCGACTCAGTAAGTCCATGGGGCACGGTATGCCTCGTCGGCATTGGCTCAGAATTCAGCTTCTCTCTGGCCAAGTATCTGCGGACTCAAGTGCGCATCCTGACCTCTTGGACGATGTCAATTCAAGGTCAGCGAGCCTGCGCGGACTTTGTCGTGGCGCGAGAAATCGATCTCGACAAACTGTTCACGAACCGCTGGCGACTCGACCAGGCAGAAGAGGCATATCAAGCTTTCAATCGTCAAAGCGGCGGTAAGGGTGTGTTTTTGATGTAA
- a CDS encoding MFS transporter translates to MTNNVNAGARLDRLPIGAFHTRVLWLVGMGMFFDSFDNTLSSSVLAAMLHSGWSTLQLNSLFMSATFVGLTIGAGLAGWLSDRFGRRFAYQFNLAIFGGMALLSAFAPSMPWLIALRFVMGLGMGAEYVMGYGLVIEFVPPANRGRYLGLLALIGGSGVFITSVVATIVIPWLGWRPMFVIGGIGTLWVWWMRRHLPESPRWLERVGRNAEAEEILRAIENEAGISDPLPIGRQSREREPHWVPISALFSRTVIRRTMLAIIVNVICLFGSYSLTGWMPTFFVKQGMSVTHSLGFNAAMMGGWIAGPLFLAYISDRIGRRSAIMLFGAVCACLGTIYPFLSSPIAIVLCGFLLVSAVAIFLTLGLGTTPELFPTEYRFRGGGVAQMIGRLGLIGSPFIVLALFNRFGITGVVGAIAGAYLFVALLMLVAGIETNQQSLEALEPEESSDTTQVLAHTASRR, encoded by the coding sequence ATGACTAACAACGTGAATGCTGGCGCGCGACTCGATCGCCTCCCGATAGGGGCTTTCCATACACGCGTCTTATGGCTAGTCGGCATGGGTATGTTTTTCGACTCATTCGACAACACCCTGTCGAGCTCAGTGCTGGCAGCAATGCTCCATAGTGGTTGGTCTACATTGCAGCTGAACTCGCTTTTCATGTCTGCCACCTTTGTCGGGCTCACGATCGGTGCGGGGCTTGCCGGTTGGCTGAGCGATCGGTTCGGGCGGCGGTTCGCGTATCAATTTAATCTCGCAATCTTCGGTGGAATGGCGCTTCTGTCCGCCTTCGCTCCGTCCATGCCGTGGCTTATCGCGCTCCGCTTCGTGATGGGTCTGGGCATGGGTGCCGAGTACGTGATGGGTTACGGGCTCGTTATCGAGTTTGTGCCGCCCGCCAACCGAGGTAGATATTTGGGTCTGCTGGCGTTGATCGGTGGATCGGGCGTCTTCATCACCTCTGTGGTGGCCACGATTGTGATTCCGTGGCTGGGCTGGCGTCCGATGTTTGTGATTGGCGGCATCGGTACGCTGTGGGTTTGGTGGATGCGTCGTCACCTGCCTGAGTCTCCTCGGTGGTTGGAGCGCGTTGGCCGCAATGCGGAAGCAGAGGAGATTCTTCGAGCCATCGAGAACGAGGCCGGCATTAGCGACCCGCTCCCCATCGGACGCCAGTCGCGAGAAAGGGAACCGCATTGGGTGCCGATCTCCGCGCTATTCTCGCGGACCGTCATCCGGCGCACCATGCTGGCCATTATTGTCAACGTCATCTGCCTGTTTGGTTCATATAGTCTTACGGGCTGGATGCCGACCTTCTTTGTTAAGCAGGGTATGAGTGTTACCCATTCCCTTGGCTTTAATGCCGCCATGATGGGTGGCTGGATCGCCGGGCCTTTGTTTCTCGCTTACATCTCTGATCGCATTGGCCGGCGCAGTGCGATTATGTTGTTCGGCGCTGTATGCGCATGTCTGGGGACAATCTATCCGTTCCTGAGTTCTCCTATCGCCATCGTTCTTTGTGGCTTCCTGCTGGTTTCGGCAGTTGCAATCTTCTTGACGTTGGGCCTTGGTACGACTCCAGAGCTGTTTCCGACCGAATATCGATTCCGTGGTGGTGGCGTCGCTCAAATGATCGGTCGACTGGGTCTCATCGGGTCGCCGTTCATCGTGCTGGCGCTTTTTAATCGATTCGGCATTACCGGCGTCGTTGGCGCCATCGCAGGGGCTTATCTCTTTGTCGCGTTGCTCATGTTGGTGGCCGGGATCGAGACGAATCAACAGTCTCTCGAGGCGTTAGAGCCTGAGGAGAGCTCCGATACGACCCAGGTACTGGCACATACTGCCTCGCGACGCTAG
- a CDS encoding transposase: MHTYNPLSDAEWESISSLFQYDEARRFGKAPRHPRDILNAVLWVTIQQKPWSCLPLGMPPGKTCYIKWFQWHRDGTLKRAESILGRSFNDVGIRCANDAELR; encoded by the coding sequence ATGCACACTTATAATCCACTGAGCGACGCCGAGTGGGAGAGTATCTCCAGTCTGTTTCAATATGACGAGGCGAGACGTTTTGGGAAAGCACCTCGGCATCCACGTGATATCTTGAATGCCGTCCTGTGGGTGACAATACAGCAGAAACCATGGAGCTGCTTGCCCCTTGGCATGCCGCCCGGTAAGACTTGCTACATCAAATGGTTTCAATGGCATCGAGACGGAACATTGAAACGGGCGGAAAGCATACTTGGACGAAGTTTCAATGACGTCGGTATTCGCTGCGCTAACGACGCCGAGCTTCGCTGA
- a CDS encoding substrate-binding domain-containing protein has product MALHTSSLGRRAVAAISLCTAAFAGTASAADSSVLIGVVFPTQNQARWATEEKIFVARAQANGDKVIFQYSNESAATQKNQVESMIQRGVKVLVLVAIDPVAAADLVKEAQAKGIKVIGYDRFVVGAKPSYNVGRDFYETGNLQASTAKQLFPSGDFALIRGDKATLAQVEMSKAYNDVLVNKPGINVVYDTLTPGWETATAQREVEAALQKNRNVKAVVVMWDNGGQAAVQALKSAGKKPGEVYVSGSDASTPSLRYIAQGWQTQSVWAPIDKTALKAADVAHALGTGVAPPAPTTTVNGVPTFYVPQVNVTKANLCEFITKIAPAGWVTAKDVFGPEGKSCE; this is encoded by the coding sequence ATGGCTCTGCATACCAGCTCCCTCGGCCGTCGCGCGGTCGCTGCCATCTCGCTCTGTACGGCCGCATTCGCTGGCACGGCAAGCGCAGCAGACAGCTCCGTTTTAATCGGCGTCGTTTTTCCAACCCAGAATCAAGCTCGCTGGGCGACAGAGGAAAAGATCTTCGTCGCCCGAGCGCAGGCGAACGGCGACAAGGTCATCTTTCAGTATTCCAACGAAAGTGCTGCGACGCAAAAAAATCAGGTCGAAAGCATGATTCAGCGTGGCGTGAAGGTCCTCGTGCTGGTGGCGATCGATCCAGTGGCGGCTGCTGACCTGGTCAAGGAGGCGCAGGCGAAAGGAATCAAGGTCATCGGTTATGACCGCTTCGTCGTCGGCGCCAAGCCGTCGTACAACGTGGGCCGGGACTTTTACGAAACTGGGAATCTTCAGGCCAGCACGGCGAAGCAACTGTTCCCTTCTGGCGACTTTGCGTTGATTCGTGGTGACAAGGCGACCCTGGCACAGGTCGAAATGTCGAAGGCCTACAACGACGTCCTGGTCAACAAGCCTGGCATCAATGTGGTGTACGACACGCTGACCCCGGGTTGGGAAACTGCGACGGCACAGCGAGAGGTCGAGGCGGCACTGCAAAAAAATCGCAATGTTAAGGCGGTCGTCGTCATGTGGGACAACGGTGGCCAGGCTGCCGTGCAGGCGTTGAAATCCGCCGGGAAAAAGCCGGGCGAGGTTTATGTCTCCGGCAGTGATGCTTCGACGCCGAGCCTTCGCTACATCGCGCAGGGTTGGCAGACCCAGTCCGTGTGGGCTCCGATCGACAAAACTGCGCTGAAGGCTGCCGACGTCGCTCACGCGCTTGGAACGGGCGTCGCGCCACCCGCCCCCACTACGACGGTGAATGGCGTGCCCACATTCTATGTGCCGCAAGTCAACGTCACCAAGGCCAATCTTTGCGAGTTCATCACGAAGATCGCGCCTGCGGGCTGGGTCACTGCCAAGGACGTCTTTGGGCCGGAGGGTAAGAGCTGTGAATAA